In Candidatus Bathyarchaeota archaeon, a genomic segment contains:
- a CDS encoding 50S ribosomal protein L18e produces MLVKKTNPQLIELVKILQKASRKNCAPIWSAILQSLLKPRKHMARVNVGRIARVTRGGDTVAVPGKVLGSGKINHQITVAALGFSSTAVKRITSTGGRCITIGKLLEENPRGNHVKIIR; encoded by the coding sequence ATGCTAGTGAAAAAAACTAATCCCCAACTGATTGAATTAGTAAAGATTCTTCAGAAAGCCTCTAGGAAGAATTGTGCTCCGATATGGTCAGCAATCTTACAATCATTGCTTAAACCTAGAAAGCATATGGCTCGAGTGAATGTGGGTCGAATCGCAAGGGTTACGAGAGGGGGGGACACGGTAGCCGTACCGGGAAAAGTATTAGGATCAGGGAAAATCAACCATCAGATAACTGTTGCCGCCTTAGGCTTCTCATCCACTGCAGTCAAGAGAATCACATCAACTGGCGGTAGGTGTATCACAATAGGGAAACTTTTAGAGGAGAATCCTAGAGGGAATCACGTCAAGATAATCAGGTGA
- a CDS encoding phosphopyruvate hydratase, which translates to MVSTSIVSVRARKVFDSRGSETIEVEITTERGMGRSAAPSGASKGKWEVKSYPQGGVDESIKIIREKVAPRIVGISLDDVSKIDSILHEVDGTSDFSNLGGNAAYAISLASAKAGAASIGIPLFKYLEERETYDLPYPLGNVIGGGLHAKGEKTDIQEFLALPTHAETLMEAAAANIRVHREIGRLTERKGIILSGKGDEGAWVAPLKTEDALEILSEACEAVSNETGVTLRIGIDVASSSIWNEKEKVYIYKKDARKLDEGDQIDFMLDLIRKFKLAYVEDPFHEESFEAFAELTYKAKGTIICGDDLFTTNIERLRKGVKTKAGNAIIIKPNQIGTVTNTLKTVELAKRSNYIPIVSHRSGETCDAEISHLSVAVDAPIIKLGVIGGERTSKVNELIRIGESPKENFRMAMLNI; encoded by the coding sequence ATGGTATCAACATCTATAGTGAGCGTCAGGGCCAGGAAGGTCTTCGATAGTAGAGGTTCCGAAACAATCGAGGTTGAAATAACAACAGAAAGAGGAATGGGGCGATCGGCTGCACCTTCAGGTGCAAGTAAAGGAAAGTGGGAAGTGAAGTCCTACCCGCAAGGTGGTGTTGATGAGTCCATAAAGATAATACGCGAGAAAGTAGCCCCCAGAATCGTGGGGATCAGTCTAGATGATGTGAGTAAGATAGATAGTATCCTCCATGAAGTAGACGGAACAAGTGACTTTAGCAATCTCGGAGGAAACGCTGCATATGCCATATCTTTAGCGTCAGCAAAGGCGGGGGCCGCCTCAATTGGAATACCTCTTTTCAAGTATCTAGAAGAGAGGGAAACTTATGATCTCCCCTACCCTCTTGGAAATGTAATAGGTGGTGGACTTCATGCCAAGGGAGAAAAGACTGACATCCAAGAGTTCTTGGCCCTACCGACACATGCAGAGACTTTAATGGAAGCTGCAGCAGCTAACATAAGAGTCCACAGAGAGATTGGCCGCTTAACTGAGAGAAAGGGAATTATCTTATCTGGAAAAGGAGATGAAGGCGCATGGGTTGCACCACTCAAAACTGAGGATGCTCTTGAAATTCTGTCCGAAGCATGTGAGGCGGTTTCAAATGAGACAGGTGTCACATTGAGGATCGGGATAGACGTGGCTTCCTCATCGATTTGGAATGAAAAAGAAAAAGTCTACATCTACAAAAAAGATGCAAGAAAGTTGGATGAGGGCGACCAGATCGATTTCATGCTTGACCTGATAAGAAAGTTCAAATTGGCATATGTAGAGGATCCTTTCCACGAGGAATCATTTGAGGCATTCGCAGAACTTACATATAAAGCCAAGGGAACAATTATATGTGGTGATGACCTCTTCACAACCAACATAGAACGCTTGAGAAAAGGTGTTAAGACTAAAGCTGGAAACGCTATAATAATTAAACCCAATCAAATAGGCACAGTCACCAACACACTAAAGACTGTTGAGTTGGCCAAGAGATCAAATTATATTCCAATAGTTTCCCACAGATCTGGAGAGACCTGCGACGCAGAGATCTCCCACCTATCAGTGGCAGTAGACGCACCTATAATAAAGCTTGGCGTTATAGGCGGTGAAAGAACTTCAAAGGTCAATGAGCTTATACGAATAGGGGAATCCCCTAAAGAAAACTTCAGAATGGCAATGTTAAATATCTGA
- the rpsB gene encoding 30S ribosomal protein S2: MSTNDGREEIPKAENLLQPLEELLAAGLHIGTRVKTGDMEKHIFRVRPDGLFILDIGKTDERIRLAARFISRFEPSRILVVSSRLYGRTPVEKFCELTRAIPIVGRFMPGLISNPLQPKHIEPQLVIVTDPRADSQAIKEASEAGVPVIALCDTDNVLSGVDLAIPVNNKGRKALAMVFWLLARQVLRERGEIPPDGNIPLTVDDFETKLTAITPRHGTED, encoded by the coding sequence ATGAGTACAAATGATGGAAGAGAGGAGATTCCAAAAGCTGAGAATCTTCTTCAACCCCTAGAAGAGCTATTAGCGGCTGGGCTCCACATAGGTACGAGAGTAAAGACAGGAGATATGGAGAAACATATCTTCCGGGTTAGACCTGATGGCTTATTTATTCTAGACATAGGGAAGACAGATGAAAGAATAAGATTAGCTGCAAGATTCATCAGTAGATTCGAACCTTCGCGGATATTGGTTGTCTCCTCGAGACTATATGGAAGAACTCCTGTCGAGAAATTCTGTGAGTTGACTAGGGCCATACCGATAGTGGGACGTTTCATGCCCGGGCTCATCTCAAACCCTCTCCAGCCCAAACATATCGAACCGCAACTTGTCATAGTAACCGATCCCAGAGCTGACTCTCAAGCGATAAAGGAGGCTTCTGAAGCAGGTGTTCCTGTCATAGCCCTATGTGACACTGACAATGTCTTGAGTGGCGTTGATCTTGCCATACCGGTGAACAATAAAGGTAGAAAGGCTCTGGCAATGGTCTTCTGGCTTCTGGCAAGGCAAGTTCTCCGTGAGAGGGGTGAGATACCCCCAGATGGAAATATACCCCTAACCGTAGACGACTTCGAAACGAAACTTACTGCAATAACGCCAAGGCATGGTACTGAGGATTGA
- a CDS encoding carbon-nitrogen hydrolase family protein: MNRMKVAAIQIGPEHASKEMLETLVATSVDGGARLLCFPEHWIGNETERGVSTVIELMKNLARDFRVTIIAGGFYLDFQEGPYVAAPVIDLQGEVIGVQRKIHLFGEEKKIAKPGSDITIFNIDGVRLGVIICYDLAFPEVARALALKGVDLVFVPSRILSHGVKPWHLYLSTRCLENRLPMVSANIVWPPQYIGQSIILGLEEHIDSSIVYPKIIGIGGQSSEAIVAEIDLETARRLRESRLSERRPEVYKSMLNG, from the coding sequence TTGAATCGAATGAAGGTGGCTGCGATACAGATTGGTCCCGAACATGCATCGAAAGAGATGCTTGAGACTCTAGTTGCCACATCTGTAGATGGAGGAGCTAGACTACTATGTTTCCCGGAACATTGGATAGGAAATGAGACAGAGAGAGGGGTCTCTACAGTAATAGAGTTAATGAAGAATTTAGCTAGAGATTTCAGGGTTACAATAATCGCAGGGGGATTCTATCTTGATTTTCAAGAGGGACCCTACGTTGCAGCGCCTGTAATAGATCTTCAGGGAGAAGTTATCGGGGTACAGAGGAAGATACATCTTTTCGGCGAAGAGAAGAAAATAGCGAAGCCGGGCTCAGATATCACCATCTTCAATATCGACGGGGTGCGGTTGGGTGTTATCATTTGTTACGACTTAGCATTTCCAGAAGTTGCAAGGGCTCTAGCATTGAAAGGGGTAGACCTAGTGTTTGTTCCGTCAAGAATATTGAGTCATGGCGTCAAGCCGTGGCACCTATATCTCTCAACTAGATGCTTAGAGAACCGTCTACCGATGGTATCCGCCAACATCGTGTGGCCACCACAGTACATAGGGCAGAGTATCATATTGGGCTTGGAAGAACACATAGATTCATCAATAGTTTATCCAAAGATTATCGGAATCGGTGGGCAGTCCTCTGAGGCAATTGTAGCTGAAATAGATCTAGAAACTGCTAGGAGGCTTAGAGAGTCTAGACTAAGTGAAAGACGGCCTGAAGTTTACAAGTCAATGCTAAATGGGTAG
- the ulaG gene encoding L-ascorbate 6-phosphate lactonase, producing MSKSVKGVGDGGLNLGPDKEINRDIWLKDVFPEWGTILNKEIEETKPEPNTFVLWWLGGAAWWMKSAAGANICIDQYSGSGGSVEYNELSKYSGVIRMTGAQKMYWLRCIPHVLDIWAVKECDAFLSTHIHTDHADFYTIKPLLQNTNCKFIGPPRVGEIYERWKVPKDRIITVKPGDMVKIKDVEIHAVESFDRTVLITEQADLRKLTMEDFAKLMDQKAVNYVLKTPYGTVYDAGDSHYSNMFFKHGRQFDIDIALITFGDNPDGMTDKMNPYDAYRAAKCLRAKVCIPMHYENWGIVEGDPTDLEMIANKKFAPFKVCIMRPGTKYVWPKDKDKPRIYYSHQVDASNYFRPDLVDLPFPAYL from the coding sequence ATGTCTAAGAGTGTCAAAGGTGTTGGTGATGGAGGACTCAACCTAGGACCAGACAAAGAAATAAACAGAGATATTTGGCTGAAAGATGTGTTCCCTGAGTGGGGAACAATTCTAAACAAGGAGATAGAGGAGACGAAGCCTGAGCCGAATACGTTTGTATTATGGTGGCTCGGCGGTGCGGCGTGGTGGATGAAGAGCGCTGCGGGCGCAAACATATGCATAGACCAGTATAGTGGTTCAGGTGGATCCGTGGAGTATAACGAGCTCTCAAAGTATTCTGGAGTAATAAGGATGACAGGGGCGCAGAAGATGTACTGGCTAAGATGTATCCCACATGTGCTTGACATATGGGCAGTCAAAGAATGTGATGCCTTCCTATCAACACATATACATACGGACCACGCAGACTTCTACACTATAAAGCCTCTGCTTCAAAACACAAACTGTAAATTCATCGGGCCTCCAAGGGTCGGAGAAATATACGAGAGATGGAAGGTTCCAAAAGACAGAATCATAACTGTGAAACCGGGGGACATGGTGAAGATAAAAGATGTCGAGATACATGCCGTGGAGTCGTTCGACAGAACAGTACTCATAACAGAGCAGGCAGACCTTAGGAAACTTACGATGGAAGATTTCGCAAAACTCATGGATCAGAAAGCGGTTAATTATGTCTTGAAGACACCATATGGAACAGTCTACGACGCTGGGGACTCGCATTACTCAAACATGTTCTTCAAGCATGGGAGACAGTTCGATATAGACATCGCCCTAATAACATTCGGCGATAATCCCGACGGAATGACGGACAAGATGAATCCTTACGATGCGTATAGAGCAGCAAAATGTCTAAGAGCAAAGGTTTGCATCCCAATGCACTATGAGAACTGGGGGATTGTGGAAGGAGACCCGACAGATCTTGAGATGATCGCAAACAAGAAGTTTGCACCATTCAAAGTATGCATAATGAGACCTGGAACAAAGTATGTCTGGCCCAAAGACAAGGACAAGCCCAGAATCTACTATTCACACCAAGTGGATGCAAGCAACTACTTCAGACCAGACCTTGTAGATCTACCTTTCCCAGCATACCTCTAA
- the coaBC gene encoding bifunctional phosphopantothenoylcysteine decarboxylase/phosphopantothenate--cysteine ligase CoaBC: MSHNHLKDITATLGKELVDKTITLCVTGSVAASQAPEIARELMRRGADVHVVLSPAACKLISPALMEWATGNPVIKELTGRVEHVELAGDWPGKSDLVLVAPATANTIGKIAYGIDDTPVTTVVTTALGSGTPVIIAPAMHRSMYKHPIVSDNIRKLRSIGIDVLDPEIVEGKAKIIKSSVIVDAVVQKLSFKDLESFRCLVTAGPTVEHIDPVRIITNRSSGRMGVAIARETSRRGAETTLIIGPTEIEIPFNIKTIRVETSQDMLDAVENELNSKDYKVFIGSAAVTDYRPAISQKFKIQTRNTPKLVIELQATPKIIERVRKIRPEIFIVAFKAEYGLTDNELVRRSQEYLQQSSADLVVANHVGVDGVGFASETNEVFIVDRDLKVTHISRASKGEIARHLIDYIAMKLGVKRH; the protein is encoded by the coding sequence TTGTCGCATAACCACCTAAAAGACATAACCGCTACCTTAGGAAAAGAATTGGTTGACAAGACGATAACCCTTTGCGTTACCGGCAGCGTAGCCGCCTCCCAGGCACCAGAGATCGCGAGGGAATTGATGCGCAGAGGTGCAGATGTTCATGTAGTCCTTTCCCCAGCAGCATGTAAATTGATAAGTCCAGCTTTGATGGAGTGGGCCACAGGGAACCCTGTCATAAAAGAGCTTACCGGCAGGGTGGAGCATGTTGAACTTGCAGGGGATTGGCCTGGAAAATCAGACCTGGTCCTGGTGGCGCCAGCGACAGCGAATACGATAGGCAAGATAGCATATGGAATAGATGATACGCCTGTAACTACGGTCGTAACAACAGCATTAGGTTCAGGAACACCAGTTATAATTGCCCCTGCCATGCACCGGTCGATGTATAAACATCCCATCGTCTCGGATAATATTAGGAAATTGAGAAGTATAGGTATTGATGTGCTTGATCCAGAAATTGTTGAGGGGAAGGCGAAGATAATTAAGAGTTCAGTAATTGTAGATGCGGTCGTCCAGAAGCTATCATTCAAGGACCTTGAAAGCTTTAGGTGTCTAGTTACAGCCGGCCCCACTGTCGAGCACATAGACCCGGTCCGAATAATTACCAACAGAAGCTCAGGAAGGATGGGTGTAGCAATAGCCAGAGAAACTTCAAGACGTGGTGCGGAGACGACGCTCATAATCGGCCCGACAGAAATTGAAATACCTTTTAACATAAAGACCATAAGAGTTGAGACCTCACAGGACATGCTTGATGCGGTTGAGAATGAACTTAACAGTAAGGACTATAAGGTCTTCATAGGAAGCGCTGCTGTCACAGACTATAGACCGGCAATATCTCAAAAGTTCAAGATACAGACGAGGAACACCCCAAAACTTGTGATTGAACTTCAAGCCACCCCCAAGATAATAGAGAGAGTGAGAAAGATTCGGCCTGAAATCTTCATAGTTGCATTTAAGGCTGAGTATGGATTGACTGACAATGAACTCGTTAGAAGGAGCCAAGAGTATCTTCAACAGTCAAGCGCCGATTTAGTTGTAGCAAACCATGTTGGTGTTGATGGAGTTGGTTTTGCCTCAGAGACAAACGAAGTGTTTATCGTGGATAGAGATTTAAAGGTCACGCATATAAGTCGAGCAAGTAAAGGGGAAATCGCCAGACATCTTATAGACTATATAGCTATGAAGCTTGGTGTTAAGAGACATTGA
- a CDS encoding archaeosortase/exosortase family protein, whose translation MKCKEIFLLAFVAPIATLLFIDPNHFILGWNEGAGAGLLFAFIFLTMEWFDIRRNVRPEFTITKIFIIIVATVVFSSYFCAVYAFGQESLIAHLGSKLGYITKPQILSWTRVLDYLVYAAHVLVLATTIFGFKNLKYFPTPIVFLSGMALILMLDATFPYGSAESLQFMMKPILAITVFLLRSVGVRIDYLGGETLAVWGNKGFLLIEIYWQCAGVLSMVIYFLVIIILMLKLQTSTFKKLVYACFGAIGTFFVNIIRIFLIIYYGAYIDVNLRMFHESIGEVLFTIWIIIYLLIVTTLDVKFKRYSRNHIEASPQLLLKGR comes from the coding sequence ATGAAATGCAAGGAGATTTTCCTGCTTGCATTTGTTGCACCAATAGCGACATTGTTATTCATTGATCCAAACCACTTCATACTTGGATGGAATGAGGGGGCGGGGGCTGGCTTACTTTTCGCCTTCATCTTCTTAACGATGGAATGGTTTGATATAAGGAGGAATGTTAGGCCGGAGTTTACAATCACGAAAATATTTATCATTATAGTTGCAACGGTTGTGTTCTCAAGTTATTTTTGTGCCGTATACGCCTTTGGCCAAGAGAGTCTGATAGCTCATTTAGGTTCCAAATTAGGGTATATAACAAAACCTCAAATTCTCAGTTGGACCAGAGTTCTAGACTACTTGGTTTATGCCGCTCATGTCTTAGTGCTGGCCACGACTATTTTTGGCTTTAAGAATTTAAAGTATTTTCCTACACCTATAGTTTTCCTCTCAGGAATGGCTCTAATTCTGATGTTGGATGCCACATTTCCGTACGGTTCTGCTGAGTCTCTTCAATTTATGATGAAGCCAATATTGGCAATTACGGTCTTCCTACTGAGGAGTGTAGGTGTGAGGATCGATTATTTAGGAGGTGAAACTTTAGCGGTCTGGGGGAACAAGGGCTTTCTCCTCATAGAGATTTACTGGCAATGTGCTGGAGTATTGAGCATGGTAATCTACTTCCTAGTAATTATCATACTTATGTTAAAACTCCAGACATCTACTTTTAAAAAATTAGTTTACGCATGTTTTGGGGCTATCGGTACGTTCTTCGTTAACATAATTAGAATCTTTCTAATAATATACTATGGAGCATACATAGACGTTAATCTGAGAATGTTCCATGAATCAATAGGCGAGGTTCTTTTCACCATATGGATCATTATATACTTGCTAATAGTAACTACGCTAGATGTAAAATTTAAAAGATATTCAAGAAATCATATTGAAGCATCACCCCAATTATTATTGAAGGGGCGATAG
- a CDS encoding DNA-directed RNA polymerase subunit D, translated as MELSIIKLEDSLLKFRVNGITPAFANTLRRIMIAEVPTMAIDDVIIIENTSILFDEVLAHRLGLIPLVTDLDTYTLPEKCDCKSELGCNRCRVSLTLEAGANDKTITVYSGDLKPENPTIRPVSDKIPIVKLAPGQRLKLEAYARLGRGQEHAKWQPVSACAYKYLPIITITSKKCDGCGDCVKYCPQGILYFADGKLQVRNSENCTLCSECVRHCPRKPSPINLSWSEEDFIFHIEGTGSLPVVRILQEALREVREKAIVFSHLLTELEGNASEKN; from the coding sequence TTGGAGCTGTCTATAATTAAGCTGGAAGATAGTCTGTTAAAATTCAGAGTAAACGGTATAACTCCGGCGTTTGCTAATACGTTACGAAGGATAATGATAGCTGAAGTTCCAACAATGGCTATAGACGATGTTATTATAATAGAGAATACTTCAATTCTGTTTGATGAAGTACTGGCTCATAGGTTAGGTCTAATACCTTTGGTTACAGATCTTGACACATACACTCTTCCTGAGAAGTGCGATTGTAAAAGTGAGCTTGGATGCAACAGATGCAGAGTCTCATTAACATTGGAGGCTGGAGCAAACGATAAGACTATCACAGTCTATTCGGGGGACCTCAAGCCTGAGAACCCAACGATTAGACCTGTGAGTGATAAGATTCCGATAGTGAAGCTGGCTCCAGGCCAGAGGCTAAAACTGGAAGCCTATGCCAGGCTTGGGCGTGGCCAAGAACATGCTAAGTGGCAGCCTGTATCAGCTTGTGCTTACAAATATCTACCTATAATTACAATAACATCCAAGAAATGTGACGGCTGCGGAGATTGCGTCAAATATTGCCCTCAAGGAATACTATATTTTGCCGATGGTAAACTTCAGGTGAGGAACAGTGAGAACTGTACCCTATGTTCTGAATGTGTTAGGCACTGTCCTAGAAAACCCTCCCCCATCAATCTCTCCTGGAGTGAAGAGGATTTCATATTCCATATCGAAGGCACCGGCTCATTACCTGTAGTAAGAATACTGCAAGAAGCCTTACGAGAGGTCCGTGAGAAAGCAATAGTTTTTTCCCATCTTTTAACCGAGCTGGAGGGGAATGCTAGTGAAAAAAACTAA
- a CDS encoding DNA-directed RNA polymerase subunit N, with protein sequence MITPIRCFTCGKVIADKWEEFSSRVKSGEEPGKVLNELGIERYCCRRMFITHVDIIDDILKYSEAVAKKSIV encoded by the coding sequence ATGATAACACCTATTCGATGTTTTACATGCGGCAAAGTGATTGCAGATAAATGGGAAGAATTCTCCAGCAGAGTGAAATCTGGGGAGGAGCCAGGTAAAGTTCTTAATGAACTTGGTATCGAAAGATACTGCTGTAGGCGAATGTTCATAACACATGTTGATATAATCGACGATATTTTGAAGTATTCTGAAGCTGTAGCGAAAAAGAGTATAGTGTGA
- a CDS encoding heme-binding protein, with protein sequence MFLKDSIKLTLEGAKAILAAAERKAREIGVPMDIAIVDEGGNLLAFERMDGAKITSIDIAINKAFTAAGSRRGTHEYADIAAPGRPAFGIHVSNQGRFMIFGGGLPIVVKGEVVGGIGCSSGTAEEDRIVAQAGLDALPKD encoded by the coding sequence ATGTTTCTCAAAGACTCCATAAAATTGACTCTGGAGGGCGCGAAAGCCATCTTAGCAGCGGCTGAACGTAAAGCTAGGGAGATAGGTGTACCGATGGATATAGCCATAGTCGATGAAGGTGGAAATCTACTGGCTTTTGAGAGGATGGATGGGGCGAAGATTACAAGTATCGATATCGCGATCAACAAGGCGTTCACAGCAGCAGGAAGCAGAAGGGGGACCCACGAATATGCCGACATAGCTGCACCTGGAAGGCCTGCATTTGGAATTCATGTGAGTAATCAAGGCAGATTCATGATCTTTGGGGGAGGACTACCCATCGTGGTCAAAGGAGAAGTTGTGGGGGGAATAGGATGCAGTTCAGGAACGGCAGAAGAGGATAGAATAGTAGCTCAAGCAGGATTGGATGCTCTTCCAAAAGACTGA
- the rplM gene encoding 50S ribosomal protein L13 yields MGRLLTYAAKRAMEGNEVVILNISKAVISGSKGSIIQKAKVRLRTRTLGSQDKAPRHPRKPTTYARRALRGMLPFKKPKGKKAYKMVKIYEQPPPIYADVPKQNIPGAEATKLRSPYIYLGDLSKEIGGISYE; encoded by the coding sequence TTGGGTAGGTTGCTCACTTACGCCGCTAAAAGAGCTATGGAAGGAAATGAAGTGGTCATCTTAAACATATCTAAAGCCGTCATATCAGGGAGTAAAGGGAGCATCATCCAGAAGGCAAAGGTTAGGCTTCGAACAAGAACCCTAGGCTCCCAAGACAAAGCGCCCCGCCACCCAAGAAAGCCCACAACTTATGCGAGGCGCGCTCTCAGGGGCATGCTTCCATTCAAGAAACCTAAAGGTAAGAAAGCTTACAAGATGGTCAAAATCTATGAACAGCCTCCACCTATATATGCTGACGTTCCAAAACAGAACATCCCAGGAGCTGAAGCAACAAAGCTCAGATCTCCATACATATATCTCGGTGACTTGTCTAAAGAGATAGGAGGTATAAGTTACGAGTGA
- a CDS encoding 30S ribosomal protein S9 gives MVISGKRKTSIAKAIFRSGSGHITFNNLPLNILSPELARVKILEPIILAADKAKGLDIEIKASGGGIMGQADAARTAIAKGLVKWTKSAHVKRLFRIHDRAMLAGDPRRSESKKFGGPGARRRRQKSYR, from the coding sequence ATGGTAATAAGTGGAAAGAGAAAGACATCTATCGCAAAAGCTATTTTTAGGAGCGGTAGTGGGCATATCACATTCAATAATCTCCCCCTCAACATATTGAGTCCCGAACTTGCAAGAGTGAAAATATTAGAGCCAATAATTCTCGCTGCAGATAAGGCAAAGGGACTAGACATAGAGATTAAAGCCAGCGGAGGGGGAATCATGGGTCAGGCTGATGCCGCTAGAACTGCAATAGCTAAGGGGCTTGTCAAATGGACCAAAAGCGCCCATGTCAAAAGATTGTTCAGAATTCACGACCGAGCTATGCTGGCCGGTGACCCTAGAAGGTCTGAGTCCAAGAAATTCGGTGGTCCAGGAGCGAGGAGGAGAAGACAGAAGTCTTACAGATAA